A region from the Sandaracinus amylolyticus genome encodes:
- a CDS encoding serine/threonine-protein kinase — MSSTRLGLGVEAEDDHESTVMVEVLAAGSFFADRFRVGPPLGAGAMGRVVQAHDLVSGHDVALKVLHRERARDAETLERFRREAAILESIGHPAIVRVLAMGEAFAMPWLALELLHGETLKQRLRRGPMHPHEIVPVLNTLCDALAAAHLRGVVHRDLKPENVLLVAGGRPPCKIVDFGLSSFTAAKTLTHTGSILGTPRYMAPEQIKSARDSDPRVDVFAVGVLLYEMLTGVSPYPAEDMGQLLGCVLEGRVVPLAHRRPDLAPAIGAVIERAMARERAQRFQTAGAIAEAYANAIGVRSGRSQLDMPAPELATPAPHHADGAAPLVDPFGASHPIATRPESERPAALAADVHDGELSRHPLLATIAPRRESAIPATRMHLEDVAPPPPAMLAPPAARTSAPEFTRPSQPSSAPRPPAPRPKPAAPRSRGGGWLLFGLALVAVTIVATGAGLALRMWTSGTLRMPAAAITAP; from the coding sequence ATGAGCAGCACACGACTCGGTCTCGGCGTCGAGGCCGAGGACGACCACGAATCGACGGTGATGGTGGAGGTGCTCGCGGCGGGCTCCTTCTTCGCCGATCGGTTCCGCGTCGGCCCACCGCTCGGCGCGGGCGCGATGGGGCGCGTGGTGCAGGCCCACGATCTCGTGTCCGGCCACGACGTCGCGCTGAAGGTGCTGCACCGCGAGCGCGCGCGCGACGCCGAGACGCTCGAGCGCTTTCGACGCGAGGCCGCGATCCTCGAGTCGATCGGGCATCCCGCGATCGTGCGTGTTCTCGCGATGGGCGAGGCGTTCGCGATGCCCTGGCTCGCGCTCGAGCTGCTGCACGGCGAGACGCTGAAGCAGCGGCTGCGTCGCGGCCCGATGCACCCGCACGAGATCGTGCCGGTGCTCAACACGCTCTGCGACGCGCTCGCGGCGGCGCACCTGCGCGGCGTGGTGCATCGCGATCTGAAGCCCGAGAACGTGCTGCTCGTCGCGGGCGGACGCCCGCCCTGCAAGATCGTCGACTTCGGTCTGTCGAGCTTCACGGCCGCGAAGACGCTCACGCACACCGGCTCGATCCTCGGCACGCCGCGCTACATGGCGCCCGAGCAGATCAAGTCGGCGCGCGACAGTGATCCGCGCGTCGACGTGTTCGCGGTCGGAGTGCTCCTCTACGAGATGCTCACCGGCGTCTCGCCGTACCCCGCGGAAGACATGGGCCAGCTGCTCGGGTGCGTGCTCGAAGGGCGCGTCGTGCCGCTCGCGCATCGACGGCCGGATCTCGCGCCCGCGATCGGCGCGGTGATCGAGCGCGCGATGGCGCGCGAGCGCGCGCAGCGCTTCCAGACCGCGGGCGCGATCGCCGAGGCGTACGCGAACGCGATCGGTGTGCGATCCGGGCGCTCACAGCTCGACATGCCGGCGCCCGAGCTCGCGACACCCGCGCCGCACCATGCCGACGGCGCGGCACCGCTCGTCGATCCGTTCGGCGCGTCGCACCCGATCGCGACGCGCCCCGAGTCGGAGCGCCCGGCCGCGCTCGCCGCCGACGTGCACGACGGCGAGCTGTCGCGACACCCGCTGCTCGCGACGATCGCGCCGCGCCGCGAGAGCGCGATCCCCGCGACGCGCATGCACCTCGAGGACGTCGCGCCGCCGCCGCCCGCGATGCTCGCGCCACCTGCTGCGCGTACGTCGGCGCCCGAATTCACGCGACCGAGCCAGCCATCGTCCGCACCGCGACCGCCTGCGCCGCGCCCGAAGCCCGCGGCGCCGCGCTCGCGCGGTGGCGGCTGGCTCCTCTTCGGCCTCGCGCTCGTCGCGGTGACGATCGTCGCGACCGGCGCGGGGCTCGCGCTGCGCATGTGGACGAGCGGTACCCTGCGCATGCCCGCGGCCGCGATCACCGCGCCCTGA
- a CDS encoding DUF4336 domain-containing protein produces the protein MTTHLVPFADGIWTVSSPLTFLGLHLGTRMTVVRLRSGGLLVHSPIALSPALRAEIDRLGRVEHIVAPNLYHHLYAAEHQKAWPEAILHAPARLASKRSDLRIDAPLGSAPHADWEGTLEPVVMKGSMLEETVLVHPSTGTLVSCDLVEQFSKADHLPSRIYFQTMGIWKKPGLAYALRLLYRDRRAARRSFDELLERDFDRIVLSHGDLIEASGREILRDAYRWLK, from the coding sequence ATGACCACTCACCTCGTTCCGTTCGCCGACGGCATCTGGACCGTCTCGAGCCCGCTGACGTTCCTCGGCTTGCACCTCGGCACGCGCATGACCGTCGTGCGACTGCGCAGCGGCGGCCTGCTCGTGCACTCGCCGATCGCGCTCTCGCCCGCGCTGCGCGCCGAGATCGATCGGCTCGGGCGCGTCGAGCACATCGTCGCGCCGAACCTCTACCACCACCTCTACGCGGCCGAGCACCAGAAGGCGTGGCCCGAGGCGATCCTCCACGCGCCCGCGCGTCTCGCGTCGAAGCGCTCGGATCTGCGCATCGACGCGCCGCTCGGATCCGCGCCGCACGCCGACTGGGAGGGCACGCTCGAGCCGGTCGTGATGAAGGGCTCGATGCTCGAGGAGACGGTGCTCGTGCACCCGAGCACGGGCACGCTCGTGAGCTGCGATCTCGTCGAGCAGTTCTCGAAGGCTGACCACCTGCCCTCGCGCATCTACTTCCAGACGATGGGCATCTGGAAGAAGCCCGGCCTCGCGTACGCGCTGCGCCTGCTCTACCGCGATCGACGCGCGGCGCGGCGCAGCTTCGACGAGCTGCTCGAGCGCGACTTCGATCGCATCGTGCTCTCGCACGGCGACCTCATCGAGGCGAGCGGCCGCGAGATCCTGCGCGACGCATATCGCTGGCTGAAGTAG
- a CDS encoding type 1 glutamine amidotransferase domain-containing protein yields the protein MATHDLSGKKVAILATDGFERSELHEPKKALEEAGAKVRIIAPHEGAIRAMEHHDWADDVAVDATTSETIVDDFDALVLPGGVMNPDKLRMDPDAVRLVREANAVGKPIAAICHGPWTLIEADVVEGRRVTSYPSLRTDLMNAGAKWVDEQVVVDRGLVTSRKPDDLAAFCAKLIEEIAEGPHRRAKDERREQPRA from the coding sequence ATGGCCACGCACGATCTCAGCGGGAAGAAGGTCGCGATCCTCGCGACGGACGGGTTCGAGCGATCCGAGCTCCACGAGCCGAAGAAGGCGCTCGAGGAGGCAGGCGCGAAGGTGCGCATCATCGCGCCGCACGAGGGCGCGATCCGCGCGATGGAGCATCACGACTGGGCCGACGACGTCGCGGTCGACGCGACGACCAGCGAGACCATCGTCGACGACTTCGACGCGCTGGTGTTGCCGGGCGGCGTGATGAATCCCGACAAGCTGCGCATGGACCCCGACGCGGTGCGCTTGGTGCGCGAGGCGAACGCGGTGGGCAAGCCCATCGCGGCGATCTGCCACGGTCCGTGGACGCTGATCGAGGCGGACGTCGTCGAGGGCCGGCGCGTCACGTCGTATCCGAGCCTGCGCACCGACCTGATGAACGCCGGCGCGAAGTGGGTCGACGAGCAGGTCGTCGTCGATCGCGGCCTCGTGACGAGCCGCAAGCCGGACGACCTCGCCGCGTTCTGCGCGAAGCTGATCGAAGAGATCGCGGAAGGCCCGCACCGCCGCGCGAAGGACGAGCGCCGCGAGCAGCCGCGCGCCTGA
- a CDS encoding helix-turn-helix transcriptional regulator, which yields MRQARGVRFVARKPSPALAPYVARLWCYESGALTHTRERIVPTGGMQLLVNLHEDELRWWDGAGLDRAHRMHGAGMQGIYDRPFAIDTIEQRAIAGVSFAPGGAWAFCGVPASALARDHVPLDALWARDGATLRERLLEAYARGEVLRELERVLLARLSIDRLGRDLDVHGAVRALHDGMTVRALTDALGSSEKRFVRAFVARVGVTPKRYARVLRFQRVLARVAELERVEWARIAAECGYYDQSHLVHEFRELSGLTPSAYVPRLPEEPNHVVLG from the coding sequence ATGCGGCAAGCTCGCGGGGTGCGCTTCGTCGCCCGCAAGCCCTCGCCCGCGCTCGCGCCCTACGTCGCTCGGCTCTGGTGCTACGAGTCCGGCGCGCTCACGCACACGCGCGAGCGCATCGTGCCCACCGGCGGGATGCAGCTCCTCGTGAACCTCCACGAGGACGAGCTGCGCTGGTGGGACGGCGCAGGGCTCGATCGCGCGCACCGGATGCACGGCGCGGGGATGCAGGGCATCTACGATCGCCCGTTCGCGATCGACACGATCGAGCAGCGCGCGATCGCCGGCGTGAGCTTCGCGCCCGGCGGCGCGTGGGCGTTCTGCGGCGTGCCCGCGAGCGCGCTGGCGCGCGATCACGTGCCGCTCGACGCGCTGTGGGCACGGGACGGCGCGACGTTGCGCGAGCGCTTGCTCGAGGCGTACGCGCGCGGCGAGGTGCTGCGCGAGCTCGAGCGCGTGCTCCTCGCGCGGCTCTCGATCGATCGTCTCGGGCGCGACCTCGACGTGCACGGCGCCGTGCGCGCGCTGCACGACGGCATGACGGTGCGCGCGCTCACCGACGCGCTCGGCAGCAGCGAGAAGCGCTTCGTGCGGGCGTTCGTGGCGCGCGTCGGCGTGACCCCGAAGCGCTACGCGCGCGTGCTCCGGTTCCAGCGCGTGCTCGCGCGCGTGGCCGAGCTCGAGCGCGTGGAGTGGGCGCGCATCGCGGCGGAGTGCGGGTACTACGATCAATCGCACCTGGTGCACGAGTTCCGCGAGCTCTCGGGGCTCACGCCGTCGGCGTACGTGCCGCGCCTCCCGGAAGAGCCGAACCACGTCGTCCTCGGGTGA
- a CDS encoding VOC family protein, which produces MTTNHSLVPHLIVEGAPAAIDFYVGALGAREIERFATPSGRVIHAALEIAGARFTLAEEHREWRNVAPRALGGSSVVLRLRVDDPDAVAERALGRGARVIFPIADQPYGAREGRVEDPFGHLWILSKPLRDVPRAEMDRLLASYDEG; this is translated from the coding sequence ATGACGACGAACCACTCCCTGGTCCCGCACCTCATCGTCGAGGGCGCGCCCGCGGCGATCGACTTCTACGTGGGCGCGCTCGGCGCGCGCGAGATCGAGCGCTTCGCCACCCCGAGCGGCCGCGTGATCCACGCCGCGCTCGAGATCGCCGGTGCGCGCTTCACGCTCGCCGAGGAGCACCGCGAGTGGCGCAACGTCGCGCCGCGCGCGCTCGGCGGCTCGTCGGTGGTGCTGCGTCTCCGCGTCGACGATCCCGATGCGGTCGCCGAGCGCGCGCTCGGTCGCGGTGCGCGCGTGATCTTCCCGATCGCCGATCAGCCCTACGGCGCGCGCGAGGGCCGCGTCGAGGATCCCTTCGGGCACCTGTGGATCCTGAGCAAGCCGTTGCGCGACGTGCCGCGCGCCGAGATGGATCGCCTGCTCGCGAGCTACGACGAAGGGTGA
- a CDS encoding DUF2452 domain-containing protein, whose product MSDDTKRDEGGKHLGPASTSPYPMSRLAPTHDLVDVAKRIADADAMIGATASAKLRVIADQIQALQEEARRILEDTRKDLDLHRARCNFVRRPGQIYHLYRRADGELWFSMIGPVEWAGRNASEFVGSYRLELDQSWTRVDQGDDTKDTGAPAPQELVRRLLGQ is encoded by the coding sequence ATGTCCGACGACACCAAGAGAGACGAGGGCGGCAAGCACCTCGGCCCCGCGTCCACGTCGCCCTACCCGATGTCGCGTCTCGCGCCGACCCACGATCTCGTCGACGTGGCGAAGCGCATCGCCGACGCCGACGCGATGATCGGCGCGACCGCGAGCGCGAAGCTGCGCGTCATCGCCGATCAGATCCAGGCGCTCCAGGAAGAAGCGCGGCGCATCCTCGAGGACACGCGGAAGGATCTCGACCTGCACCGGGCGCGCTGCAACTTCGTGCGGCGGCCCGGGCAGATCTATCACCTCTATCGGCGCGCCGACGGCGAGCTCTGGTTCTCGATGATCGGCCCCGTGGAGTGGGCGGGACGCAACGCGAGCGAGTTCGTCGGGAGCTACCGGCTCGAGCTCGATCAGTCGTGGACGCGCGTCGATCAGGGCGACGACACGAAAGACACTGGAGCGCCCGCCCCGCAGGAGCTCGTGCGCCGTCTGCTCGGCCAGTAG
- a CDS encoding alanine racemase → MTTLRELPTPCLVLERDVLERSCARMKARAAALGVSLRPHLKTAKSIEVARRAADGAITVSTLREASYFLEHGVRDLTYAVGLDPAKIDACEALVARGARLTVITDDVDVARALAERDPAVRVLIEIDVGQHRGGIDAESDELLAIAGVLARGRRMRLAGVLAHAGHSYGAASIAEITSIAEDERARTVRAATRLREAGHDVETVSVGSTPTAVHAAHLGGVTELRAGVYTFFDRFQHAIGSCGEDDLALTVLASVIGVRRGEGVVLIDAGSLALSADRSMERFGGGYGEVRDLRDAPLGARVTSVNQEHGMIAGAPSSLRIGDRVRIRPNHACITAAMHAEYAVVAGDERVIARWDRVNGW, encoded by the coding sequence ATGACGACGTTGCGAGAACTCCCGACGCCGTGCCTCGTGCTCGAGCGCGACGTGCTGGAGCGGAGCTGTGCGCGGATGAAGGCGCGCGCGGCGGCGCTCGGGGTGTCGCTGCGGCCGCACCTCAAGACGGCGAAGTCGATCGAGGTCGCGCGGCGCGCGGCGGACGGCGCGATCACGGTGTCGACGCTGCGCGAGGCGTCGTACTTCCTCGAGCACGGCGTGCGCGATCTGACGTACGCGGTCGGGCTCGATCCGGCGAAGATCGACGCGTGCGAGGCGCTCGTCGCGCGCGGCGCGAGGCTGACGGTGATCACCGACGACGTCGACGTCGCGCGCGCGCTCGCGGAGCGTGATCCCGCGGTGCGCGTGCTGATCGAGATCGACGTCGGACAGCACCGCGGCGGGATCGACGCGGAGAGCGACGAGCTGCTCGCGATCGCCGGCGTGCTCGCGCGAGGCCGCCGCATGCGGCTCGCGGGCGTGCTCGCGCACGCGGGTCACTCGTACGGCGCCGCGAGCATCGCGGAGATCACGTCGATCGCCGAGGACGAGCGAGCGCGCACGGTGCGCGCGGCGACGCGGCTGCGCGAGGCGGGGCACGACGTCGAGACGGTGAGCGTCGGGTCCACGCCGACCGCGGTGCACGCGGCGCACCTCGGGGGCGTGACCGAGCTGCGCGCGGGCGTGTACACGTTCTTCGATCGGTTCCAGCACGCGATCGGCTCGTGCGGCGAGGACGATCTCGCGCTGACCGTGCTCGCGTCGGTGATCGGGGTTCGGCGTGGCGAGGGCGTGGTGCTGATCGACGCAGGCTCGCTCGCGCTCTCGGCGGACCGGAGCATGGAGCGCTTCGGCGGCGGCTACGGCGAGGTGCGCGATCTCCGCGATGCGCCCCTCGGCGCGCGCGTGACGTCGGTCAACCAGGAGCACGGGATGATCGCGGGCGCGCCCTCGTCGCTGCGCATCGGGGATCGCGTGCGCATCCGGCCGAACCACGCGTGCATCACCGCCGCGATGCACGCGGAGTACGCCGTGGTCGCGGGCGACGAGCGCGTCATCGCGCGCTGGGATCGCGTGAACGGCTGGTGA
- a CDS encoding type I asparaginase → MHDVARVLVLHTGGTIGMREGPRGFAPVPGALEEEVARRPMLCDPSEPRFTTARFEDGTRVRYDVVDYDPLLDSANLDLSHWARFAADIGARYDDYDGFVVLHGTDTMAYTASALSFLLDGLGKPVVLTGSQIPLSRVRSDGMDNLLTALWIAARSRLPEVMLAFHHKVFRGNRATKVDATELAAFASPNLAPLAEAGIALRVHRELALPMPTTPFHVDASLSPHVAALRLYPGITESILENFLRPPLEGLVLETYGTGNAPERRSLLDVIEAATRRGVIVLNVTQCLHGTVSASYQAGRALAEAGVLPGGDLTPEAALTKLCWLLGKRDLSRDEVRRRLVTPLRGEMTDERG, encoded by the coding sequence ATGCACGACGTCGCGCGGGTCCTGGTCCTGCACACGGGCGGCACGATCGGCATGCGCGAAGGCCCGCGTGGCTTCGCGCCGGTGCCGGGCGCCCTCGAAGAAGAGGTCGCGCGCCGACCGATGCTCTGTGATCCCAGCGAGCCGCGCTTCACCACCGCGCGCTTCGAGGACGGGACGCGCGTCCGCTACGACGTCGTCGACTACGACCCGCTGCTCGACTCCGCGAACCTCGATCTCTCGCACTGGGCGCGCTTCGCCGCCGACATCGGCGCGCGCTACGACGACTACGACGGCTTCGTCGTGCTCCACGGCACCGACACGATGGCCTACACCGCGAGCGCGCTCTCGTTCCTGCTCGACGGGCTCGGCAAGCCGGTCGTGCTCACGGGCTCGCAGATCCCGCTCTCGCGCGTGCGCAGCGACGGCATGGACAACCTGCTGACGGCGCTGTGGATCGCGGCGCGCTCGCGCCTGCCCGAGGTGATGCTCGCGTTCCACCACAAGGTGTTCCGCGGCAACCGCGCGACGAAGGTCGACGCGACCGAGCTCGCCGCGTTCGCCTCGCCCAACCTCGCGCCGCTCGCCGAGGCGGGCATCGCGCTGCGCGTCCACCGCGAGCTCGCGCTCCCGATGCCCACCACGCCGTTCCACGTCGACGCGTCGCTCTCGCCGCACGTCGCCGCGCTGCGGCTCTATCCCGGCATCACCGAGAGCATCCTCGAGAACTTCCTGCGCCCGCCGCTCGAGGGCCTGGTGCTCGAGACCTACGGCACCGGCAACGCGCCCGAGCGGCGCTCGTTGCTCGACGTGATCGAGGCCGCGACGCGCCGCGGCGTCATCGTGCTCAACGTCACCCAGTGCCTGCACGGCACCGTGAGCGCGTCGTACCAGGCGGGTCGCGCGCTCGCCGAGGCCGGCGTGCTGCCCGGCGGCGATCTCACGCCCGAGGCTGCGCTCACCAAGCTCTGCTGGCTGCTCGGCAAGCGCGACCTCTCGCGCGACGAAGTGCGCCGTCGCCTGGTCACGCCGCTGCGCGGCGAGATGACCGACGAGCGCGGCTGA
- a CDS encoding CAP domain-containing protein, whose product MHRAQSGLALFTLVALATITAPVAAQTRDAAGEQAMLDAINARRTAAGLAPLARDAHLEAAALVHSVEMSDRDVLEHVSEQSGTPADRVHAAGLGIDELAENVAMHHTSSDAQQSLEASEPHLANMLNPRFTHVGIASVHDDRGLYVTQVFGRIEPAGEAPAVVDASEPQVVEAAPGEATVTVVEPEIAAPQVVAPQVVEPQIVAPQASGFVTQVPQGTRPTVVVPGPTGRAVSGYWVCSQSRWWYYPMPAGAQPGQQLAPDLSVTGAPAGYDATGCVAGTTVQPVQPQIVAPPPPVYTPPPVYAPPPVYAPPPVYAPRVYYPPPPPPRIYYPPPPRRRVIVTPPPGTVIAPYAPVYRGGVHVQVPGFRVEGRWGRRR is encoded by the coding sequence ATGCATCGAGCGCAGTCCGGTCTGGCCCTGTTCACCCTCGTCGCGCTGGCGACGATCACCGCGCCGGTCGCCGCGCAGACGCGCGACGCCGCGGGCGAGCAGGCGATGCTGGACGCGATCAACGCGCGCCGCACCGCCGCCGGCCTGGCGCCGCTCGCGCGGGACGCGCACCTGGAGGCGGCGGCGCTGGTGCACAGCGTCGAGATGTCCGATCGCGACGTGCTCGAGCACGTGAGCGAGCAGAGCGGGACCCCAGCCGATCGTGTGCACGCGGCGGGGCTGGGCATCGACGAGCTCGCCGAGAACGTCGCGATGCACCACACGTCGTCGGACGCGCAGCAGTCGCTCGAGGCGAGCGAGCCGCACCTCGCGAACATGCTGAACCCGCGGTTCACGCACGTGGGCATCGCGTCGGTGCACGACGATCGCGGGCTCTACGTGACGCAGGTGTTCGGGCGCATCGAGCCCGCGGGCGAGGCGCCGGCGGTGGTCGACGCGAGCGAGCCGCAGGTGGTCGAGGCCGCGCCGGGCGAGGCGACGGTCACGGTGGTCGAGCCGGAGATCGCAGCGCCGCAGGTGGTCGCGCCGCAGGTGGTCGAGCCGCAGATCGTCGCGCCGCAGGCGAGCGGGTTCGTCACGCAGGTGCCGCAGGGCACGCGGCCGACCGTGGTGGTGCCGGGGCCGACCGGGCGCGCGGTGTCGGGCTACTGGGTCTGCTCGCAGAGCCGCTGGTGGTACTACCCGATGCCGGCGGGGGCGCAGCCGGGGCAGCAGCTCGCGCCGGATCTCTCGGTGACCGGCGCGCCCGCGGGGTACGACGCGACGGGCTGCGTCGCGGGCACGACCGTGCAGCCGGTGCAGCCGCAGATCGTCGCGCCGCCGCCGCCGGTCTACACGCCGCCGCCGGTCTACGCGCCGCCGCCGGTCTACGCGCCGCCGCCGGTCTACGCGCCGCGCGTGTACTACCCGCCCCCGCCGCCGCCGCGCATCTACTACCCGCCCCCGCCGCGTCGCCGCGTGATCGTCACGCCGCCGCCCGGCACCGTGATCGCGCCCTACGCGCCGGTCTATCGCGGCGGCGTGCACGTGCAGGTGCCCGGCTTCCGCGTCGAGGGTCGCTGGGGCCGGCGTCGCTGA
- a CDS encoding YgfZ/GcvT domain-containing protein, giving the protein MTSDAQVREAGWLESTAGVRALEDRVLVSVRGDDARTWLNGQITNDVRTTRAGDAVYALAIHVKGRVLADLFVLDRGERGLAMTLPRRNLAALLEHFERYVIMEDVELVTDESVALVTVQGPRAKDVETDGLETYACDRLGRGGVDVLAPSAQRDEVLAALTQRAAAIGGGAISEEGWELARLRAARPALFADFGEHTYPQEAGLEQGAVSFQKGCYLGQEVVCMLENRGQLNRRLVALESDAELAPGVGITDASGAKLGEITSAVRDPERARTLALGFVKRAHASAGTELTSDKGALRVTAVVASA; this is encoded by the coding sequence ATGACGAGCGACGCGCAGGTGCGAGAGGCGGGCTGGCTGGAGTCGACGGCGGGCGTGCGCGCCCTCGAGGATCGCGTGCTCGTGTCGGTGCGTGGCGACGACGCGCGCACCTGGCTGAACGGGCAGATCACCAACGACGTCCGCACCACGCGCGCCGGCGACGCGGTGTACGCGCTCGCGATCCACGTCAAAGGTCGCGTGCTCGCCGACCTGTTCGTGCTCGATCGCGGCGAGCGCGGCCTCGCGATGACGCTCCCGCGGCGCAACCTCGCGGCGCTGCTCGAGCACTTCGAGCGCTACGTCATCATGGAGGACGTCGAGCTCGTCACCGACGAGAGCGTCGCGCTCGTCACGGTGCAGGGCCCGCGCGCGAAGGACGTCGAGACCGACGGCCTCGAGACCTACGCGTGCGATCGCCTCGGGCGCGGCGGCGTCGACGTGCTCGCGCCGAGCGCGCAGCGCGACGAGGTGCTCGCCGCGCTCACCCAGCGCGCCGCGGCGATCGGCGGCGGCGCGATCTCGGAGGAGGGCTGGGAGCTCGCGCGCCTGCGCGCGGCGCGTCCCGCGCTCTTCGCCGACTTCGGCGAGCACACGTACCCGCAGGAGGCCGGCCTCGAGCAGGGCGCCGTCTCGTTCCAGAAGGGCTGCTACCTCGGCCAGGAGGTCGTGTGCATGCTCGAGAACCGCGGGCAGCTCAACCGCCGCCTCGTCGCCCTCGAGAGCGACGCCGAGCTCGCGCCCGGCGTCGGCATCACCGACGCGAGCGGCGCCAAGCTCGGCGAGATCACCAGCGCGGTGCGCGATCCCGAGCGCGCGCGCACCCTCGCGCTCGGCTTCGTGAAGCGCGCGCACGCGAGCGCGGGCACCGAGCTCACGAGCGACAAGGGCGCGCTGCGCGTCACCGCGGTCGTCGCGAGCGCCTGA
- a CDS encoding glycosyltransferase family 2 protein: MDTSVVIPTFRRNRSLQRAVRSCFEHPHARARHEIVVVDNSPDAGAHDTVRALMDESPVPLRYEHEPRAGISYARNRGVAASRGERIAFLDDDEQAEPGWLEELEHAQERHRAAAVFGAVIFVCEGEIPDGMEWALEWLTRDFDDVTGALDPRRVAYVGTGNSMFLREALGSDAPFEIALGLVGGEDTKLIRAMHERGDRLVWCREARVLEHVPPQRLELTTTLKYRFSCGQMRTYSCIARENPSLAEAAAWMLAGAMQAVGNTALAPASGVLLGRGGTNARLAAAAAGLGKVLWMEPFLMNRYKRPAA; encoded by the coding sequence ATGGACACCTCGGTCGTCATCCCGACGTTCCGCCGCAATCGATCCCTCCAGCGCGCGGTGCGCAGCTGCTTCGAGCATCCACACGCGCGAGCGCGGCACGAGATCGTCGTGGTCGACAACTCGCCGGACGCCGGCGCGCACGACACGGTGCGCGCGCTCATGGACGAGTCACCGGTGCCGCTGCGCTACGAGCACGAGCCGCGCGCCGGGATCTCCTACGCGCGCAACCGCGGCGTCGCGGCGTCGCGCGGCGAGCGCATCGCGTTCCTCGACGACGACGAGCAAGCGGAGCCCGGTTGGCTCGAGGAGCTCGAGCACGCGCAGGAGCGTCACCGCGCGGCCGCGGTGTTCGGCGCGGTGATCTTCGTGTGCGAGGGCGAGATCCCCGACGGCATGGAGTGGGCGCTCGAGTGGCTGACGCGCGACTTCGACGACGTGACCGGCGCGCTCGATCCGCGTCGCGTCGCGTACGTGGGCACCGGCAACTCGATGTTCCTGCGCGAGGCGCTGGGCAGCGACGCGCCGTTCGAGATCGCGCTCGGGCTCGTGGGCGGCGAGGACACGAAGCTGATCCGCGCGATGCACGAGCGCGGCGATCGCCTGGTGTGGTGCCGCGAGGCGCGCGTGCTCGAGCACGTTCCGCCGCAGCGCCTCGAGCTGACGACGACGCTGAAGTACCGCTTCTCGTGCGGCCAGATGCGCACGTACTCGTGCATCGCGCGCGAGAACCCGTCGCTCGCCGAGGCGGCGGCGTGGATGCTCGCGGGCGCGATGCAGGCGGTCGGCAACACGGCGCTCGCGCCGGCGAGCGGAGTGCTGCTCGGGCGCGGCGGCACGAACGCGCGGCTCGCGGCGGCGGCGGCGGGGCTGGGGAAGGTGCTCTGGATGGAGCCGTTCCTGATGAACCGCTACAAGCGCCCCGCGGCGTGA